One Bacilli bacterium genomic window carries:
- the spoIIIAF gene encoding stage III sporulation protein AF encodes MIAWLGEWLRDVVLVILLAAFVDLLLPNSSMQRYVKVVISLFILLTVLTPVVHALFRVDLQKLTVAAFSAQPGMLDSGADFQPLESILAKGEALRKQEEAKAWQMVEQELSARIAKQIEAAFPVEVTAAEATVAEENNEPAITGLRISLIPRTGQTQAQDAETEKSKQSTMRKVEPVRIQIKLDDQARAVAAAAQDGEENRKLGGLRSQLLEFIANEWGIDKAKIDLEIAPLR; translated from the coding sequence GTGATCGCATGGTTGGGCGAATGGCTGCGGGATGTCGTGCTGGTCATCTTGCTTGCCGCTTTTGTCGACTTGCTTTTGCCCAACAGCAGCATGCAGCGGTACGTCAAGGTCGTAATCAGCCTGTTCATTTTGCTGACGGTTTTAACGCCGGTCGTGCATGCGTTGTTTCGCGTCGATTTGCAGAAACTGACGGTTGCGGCATTTTCCGCGCAACCAGGGATGTTGGACAGCGGTGCGGATTTTCAGCCTTTGGAGAGCATATTGGCAAAAGGCGAAGCATTACGGAAACAAGAAGAGGCAAAAGCTTGGCAAATGGTTGAACAGGAACTTTCCGCACGCATCGCAAAACAGATCGAAGCCGCGTTTCCGGTTGAAGTCACGGCGGCGGAAGCGACAGTTGCGGAAGAAAACAACGAACCGGCGATTACGGGCTTGCGGATTTCCCTCATTCCGCGCACGGGGCAAACGCAAGCGCAAGATGCGGAAACGGAAAAAAGTAAGCAAAGTACGATGCGCAAAGTGGAGCCTGTGCGGATCCAAATTAAACTGGACGATCAGGCGCGGGCGGTTGCCGCAGCGGCGCAGGATGGGGAGGAAAACCGGAAGTTAGGCGGGCTGCGGAGCCAATTGTTGGAGTTTATTGCGAACGAATGGGGTATCGACAAAGCGAAAATCGATCTGGAAATTGCTCCACTGAGGTGA
- the spoIIIAE gene encoding stage III sporulation protein AE, with translation MKRGIKMAKATLRIAAAFFLVFLCHPLGSAGVMAANDPLDTLVKEQANSPETEQVNEYWRKLMDEYGGFFPDNQAPSIMEMIVPGGEGFHFIQALKGLAAYLFHELLVNGKLLASIVVLSVFSQILQTLQGAFEKNSISKIAYAIVYTVLIIIAINSFSVAIGYAKSAIENMIHFMAAMIPLLLTMLASMGNVVSASVMHPLIVFMVHTVGTLIYTIIFPLLFFSAVLHIVSTLSDKYKVTQLADLLRKVSVGMLGVFLTVFLGVISVQGVAGAVTDGVTLRTAKYVTGNFVPVVGSLFSDATDAVVSASLIVKNAIGLVGVVIILLLCAFPAVKILALAFVYNLSAAVLQPLGSSPITKCLDTIGKSLIYVFAALATVGLMFFLAVTVMISAGNISVMMR, from the coding sequence TTGAAGCGTGGGATCAAGATGGCGAAGGCAACGTTGCGCATTGCGGCGGCATTTTTTCTTGTGTTTCTGTGTCACCCCCTGGGGAGCGCCGGTGTTATGGCGGCGAACGATCCGCTGGATACGCTTGTTAAGGAGCAGGCCAACTCGCCGGAAACCGAACAGGTCAATGAATATTGGCGCAAACTGATGGATGAATACGGCGGCTTTTTTCCCGACAATCAAGCTCCCAGCATCATGGAAATGATCGTGCCGGGCGGCGAGGGCTTCCACTTTATCCAGGCGCTTAAAGGGCTTGCGGCATATCTCTTTCATGAATTGCTGGTAAACGGCAAATTGCTGGCGTCGATCGTCGTACTCAGCGTATTCAGCCAAATTCTGCAAACGCTGCAGGGAGCGTTCGAGAAAAATTCGATCAGTAAAATCGCTTACGCCATTGTTTATACCGTTTTAATCATCATTGCCATCAACAGTTTCAGCGTGGCAATCGGTTACGCGAAGTCGGCGATTGAAAATATGATCCACTTCATGGCGGCAATGATACCGCTGCTTTTGACGATGCTGGCATCGATGGGGAACGTCGTATCCGCATCGGTGATGCACCCGCTCATCGTGTTCATGGTGCATACCGTGGGCACGCTTATATATACCATTATATTTCCGCTCTTGTTTTTTTCGGCGGTTCTGCACATCGTAAGCACCCTGTCGGACAAGTATAAAGTGACACAATTGGCCGATTTGCTGCGCAAAGTCAGCGTAGGCATGCTCGGCGTGTTCCTCACCGTTTTTCTCGGGGTCATTTCCGTGCAGGGCGTGGCCGGGGCGGTTACGGACGGCGTAACGCTACGAACCGCCAAATACGTAACCGGCAATTTCGTCCCGGTTGTGGGCTCGCTGTTTTCCGATGCGACAGATGCGGTTGTCAGCGCTTCACTCATCGTGAAAAACGCGATTGGCCTGGTCGGCGTCGTGATCATTTTATTGCTCTGCGCTTTTCCGGCCGTGAAAATTTTGGCGCTGGCGTTTGTCTACAATCTCTCCGCAGCCGTGTTGCAGCCGTTGGGAAGCAGCCCGATCACCAAATGCCTGGATACGATCGGCAAAAGCCTGATCTATGTTTTTGCCGCGCTGGCCACAGTCGGGTTGATGTTCTTTCTTGCCGTAACCGTCATGATCTCGGCAGGCAACATATCGGTAATGATGCGGTAA
- the spoIIIAD gene encoding stage III sporulation protein AD: MEIVQIVGLGLIAAVLALIVKEQKPLFAFFISVFTGIVILVLLIASIREIIGVLQDLAAKSNVNMIFVKTILKIIGVAYIAEFGAQIVRDAGQDSIAGKIELAGKILIMVMAIPIITVIIETVMKLLPA; encoded by the coding sequence TTGGAAATCGTCCAGATTGTCGGGTTGGGCCTTATCGCTGCGGTGCTGGCGCTAATTGTCAAGGAGCAAAAACCGCTCTTCGCCTTTTTTATCTCCGTTTTCACCGGAATTGTCATACTCGTTTTGCTGATCGCAAGCATTCGCGAGATTATCGGCGTGCTGCAGGATTTGGCGGCGAAATCGAATGTCAATATGATTTTCGTGAAGACAATATTGAAAATTATCGGGGTGGCTTATATTGCTGAATTTGGCGCGCAAATCGTGCGGGACGCCGGACAGGATTCGATCGCCGGCAAAATCGAACTGGCCGGAAAAATTCTCATCATGGTGATGGCCATACCGATAATCACGGTTATCATCGAGACGGTCATGAAGTTGTTGCCCGCTTAA
- the spoIIIAC gene encoding stage III sporulation protein AC — protein MNVEVNSIFQIAGIGIIIAMIHTVLKQMGKEDMAHWVTLIGFVVVLFMVVHLLDDLFKQIKTIFLFQ, from the coding sequence ATGAATGTTGAAGTCAATTCGATCTTTCAAATTGCCGGCATCGGCATCATCATTGCCATGATCCATACGGTATTGAAGCAAATGGGCAAAGAAGACATGGCACATTGGGTTACGCTAATCGGTTTTGTCGTCGTGCTGTTTATGGTTGTGCATCTGTTGGACGATCTGTTCAAGCAAATCAAAACCATTTTTTTGTTTCAGTAG